The following is a genomic window from Butyricimonas faecihominis.
ACACTCCCGTCATCATCGGAGGGATAGAAGCCTCTTTAAGACGTTTCACCCACTATGATTATTGGAAAGATTCACTTAAACCGTCCATTCTTTATGAAAGCCAAGCGGATATGCTAGTATATGGTATGGGAGAGAAACCTCTCACCGAAATCTGTCGGATGCTGCAAAGAGGTATTCCTTTTCAAAGCTTAACCAATATCCCGCAAACCTCCGTGATCAGACATAAAGACGAGAAATACGCCACCAATAAGAAATGGCAAACCATCATGCTCGCCTCTCACGAAGAGTGTTTATCGGACAAGCGAAAATATGCCATGAACTTTCGGTATATCGAAGAAGAATCCAATAGTATTCATGCCGCGAAACTAGTGCAACCTATCGGGGATGAATTAATAATCGTGAATCCGCCCTACCCGCCCATGTCCACAACGGAAATAGATGCCATTTACGATCTGCCGTTTACCCGTTTGCCCCATCCTAAATACCGGGGTAAGGAGATTCCGGCTTACAACATGATCCGTCATTCCATTACCATGCATCGTGGTTGTTTCGGGGGGTGTGCTTTTTGTACGATTTCCGCCCATCAGGGAAAATTTATCTCTTCCCGTTCCGAGGCATCCATTTTGCGAGAGGTGCAGCATGTTTGTGATATGCCCGACTTCAAGGGAACGATTACCGATTTGGGGGGACCTTCCGCTAACATGTACATGATCAAGGGAAAAGATCATCGTATTTGTGAACAATGCAAACGTCCGTCCTGCCTACACCCGACCGTGTGTAAAAACTTAAACACCGACCATTCGCACCTTTTGAACCTTTACAATCAAGTGCGTAGAGACACTCGGGTGAAACACTGTTTCGTGGGTTCCGGTATCCGGTACGACCTCTCCATGCATCGCACGGGCAACAAAGAGATCGACGCCATAAACCGGGAAT
Proteins encoded in this region:
- a CDS encoding YgiQ family radical SAM protein, producing MMDYNIQQWLPTTKKEVEQRGWKSIDVILFTGDAYVDHPSFGGAVIGRLLESLGLNVAIVPQPNWQDDLRDFKKLGKPNLFFGISPGCMDSMVNHYTAAKRRRSDDAYTPGNRSGARPDMPTIVYTKILKELFPDTPVIIGGIEASLRRFTHYDYWKDSLKPSILYESQADMLVYGMGEKPLTEICRMLQRGIPFQSLTNIPQTSVIRHKDEKYATNKKWQTIMLASHEECLSDKRKYAMNFRYIEEESNSIHAAKLVQPIGDELIIVNPPYPPMSTTEIDAIYDLPFTRLPHPKYRGKEIPAYNMIRHSITMHRGCFGGCAFCTISAHQGKFISSRSEASILREVQHVCDMPDFKGTITDLGGPSANMYMIKGKDHRICEQCKRPSCLHPTVCKNLNTDHSHLLNLYNQVRRDTRVKHCFVGSGIRYDLSMHRTGNKEIDAINREYLETVIKHHVSGRFKVAPEHSSDKVLHLMRKPSFKLFRELTARFNAINNKEHLKQQIIPYFISSHPGCSLEDMADLAINTKELDFKLEQVQDFTPTPMTLATDMYYSGFHPYSLRKIQSAKTETEKKRQNIFFFWYKREFKSEIIGILTKLKRTDLVKRLYSNKNK